Proteins found in one Panicum hallii strain FIL2 chromosome 4, PHallii_v3.1, whole genome shotgun sequence genomic segment:
- the LOC112888469 gene encoding uncharacterized protein LOC112888469, with protein sequence MLIILQMLIQLRLFHRMMRCCPPVLNGSEEEDKEGKEEEKQDFAETYVPYFDLDQLPDDEIDPEVHSWVSDSDDSCDQYDDDDNIMVQDILIRGLINLQYIRNFPKKYSHCQYYIIASFCFAGIPELLHGIREESEKLSWLWVGNMERLRQAYDIRATRGHICLDLEAIRKLLHCGRIDQVLVDSLAGSLMHLDFTSTRLQPHFIRYFVDNIATCLQDFLSAIPSDAAVVWAAEPPYLDDLAVLKSHLEFVTERVDALENQHVYYLKNIKRPELLSPLPGPAPLPFAYP encoded by the coding sequence ATGTTAATTATCCTTCAGATGTTGATCCAGTTGAGGCTTTTCCACAGGATGATGAGATGCTGCCCCCCCGTGCTTAATGGCAGTGAGGAAGAGGACAAGGAGGGCAAGGAGGAGGAAAAGCAGGACTTTGCAGAGACTTATGTTCCATATTTTGATCTTGACCAGCTACCAGATGATGAGATTGACCCTGAGGTGCATTCGTGGGTCTCTGACTCTGATGACTCGTGTGATCagtatgatgatgatgataacaTCATGGTTCAGGATATCCTCATCAGGGGTCTAATAAACCTGCAATATATTAGGAACTTCCCCAAGAAGTACTCACACTGCCAATACTACATTATTGCATCCTTTTGTTTTGCTGGCATACCAGAACTCCTGCATGGAATAAGAGAAGAGTCCGAGAAGTTGTCCTGGTTATGGGTGGGCAACATGGAGCGTCTTAGGCAAGCTTACGACATCAGAGCTACACGTGGCCACATTTGCCTTGATCTCGAGGCCATCAGGAAGCTTCTTCATTGCGGTCGGATAGACCAAGTTCTTGTCGATTCCTTGGCTGGCTCCTTGATGCATCTGGATTTCACAAGTACGAGGCTGCAACCGCATTTTATTCGGTACTTCGTGGATAACATTGCAACTTGCCTTCAGGACTTCTTAAGTGCTATACCTTCAGATGCTGCTGTGGTGTGGGCTGCTGAGCCACCATACTTGGATGATTTGGCAGTTCTGAAGTCACACTTAGAATTTGTCACTGAGAGAGTGGATGCACTTGAGAATCAGCATGTGTACTACCTGAAAAACATCAAGCGTCCTGAGTTATTGTCTCCCTTGCCTGGGCCCGCTCCATTGCCCTTCGCATATCCATAG
- the LOC112889299 gene encoding uncharacterized membrane protein At1g75140-like → MPHRVAALLLLLPLAAASEEAAAAPPVEAAAVSEAALLDRHAAQLARLEELAESLDRSVRALEAALARSADPDPPPPGAASTAAVAVGDRRAPQGVAVTKRRPVWSERFHFAAAARLGEGAYAAAAAALPYEDADGLTKYFAVGDSRGRVFVFSAAGDALLELEAAASGESQVTALLAYLSPRRTDCLLFTGHADGSIAAHRLIESSPHGDDWLTLAAASSRLLVRGIDAAPVVHLEAHHAGRARYVLACDAGGRIRVFTENGTLYGTAIASSTPLAFVKQRLLFLTEAGAASLDLRSMSVRETPCEGLAEALNGTRVKAYSFDPSERFKAYGFTEAGDLVHVLLLGDVSSLKCRVRAVKKSEIDSPVAVQTIKGYLLVASHDKILVYNTSSQYYGRVGAPRPLFATTIKDIKSVFAGSGGVLPSAPAGKPVIAADREKLVILGLGDGHVAIYRSNFPVYKPESNAVVWSGPALLFLLFLIGIWQVYVKKKDSLGWTPEETFNTSVTAPTGSLLNHPTSDRAFADSTTRTSDRGYVDGTARASDRSYVDAATRTTDRGYADATRAVDLRGGALRSTPRRYVSPTRYAGASGIQYRPTSAEPGLRGTPELKYRGPGMEPPGFPKKRDTLFSNNQAVVDDHVD, encoded by the coding sequence ATGCCCCACCGCGTCGCCGccctcctcctgctcctcccgctcgccgccgcgtcggAGGAAGCGGCTGCCGCGCCGCCGGTGGAGGCAGCTGCCGTGTCCGAGGCCGCGCTGCTGGACCGGCACGCGGCGCAGCTCGCGAGGCTGGAGGAGCTCGCGGAGTCGCTCGACAGGTCCGTCCGCGCGCTCGAGGCCGCGCTCGCCAGATCCGCGGACCCGGATCCCCCGCCGCCGGGCGCCGCCTCGACCGCGGCGGTGGCCGTCGGGGACCGGCGCGCCCCGCAGGGCGTGGCGGTCACCAAGCGCCGGCCCGTCTGGTCCGAGCGGTTCCACttcgcggcggccgcgcggctaGGGGAGGGGGCGtacgctgcggcggcggccgcgctgcCCTACGAGGACGCCGACGGGCTCACCAAGTACTTCGCCGTGGGAGACTCCCGCGGCCGCGTCTTCGTCTTCTCCGCCGCCGGGGACGCGCTGCTCGAGCTCGAGGCCGCCGCCTCCGGCGAGTCCCAGGTCACCGCGCTCCTCGCCTACCTCTCGCCGCGCCGCACCGACTGCCTCCTCTTCACCGGCCACGCCGACGGCTCCATCGCCGCGCACCGCCTCATCGAGTCGTCCCCGCACGGCGACGACTGGCTCACCCTCGCGGCCGCGTCCTCCCGCCTCCTCGTCCGCGGCATCGATGCCGCCCCCGTGGTCCACCTCGAGGCACACCacgccggccgcgcgcgctACGTGCTCGcctgcgacgccggcggccgcaTCCGCGTCTTCACGGAGAACGGTACGCTCTACGGCACCGCCATCGCCTCGTCGACTCCTCTCGCCTTTGTGAAGCAGCGACTCCTCTTCCTCACCGAGGCTGGAGCTGCCTCGCTCGACCTCCGCTCCATGTCCGTCCGGGAGACGCCTTGTGAGGGCCTTGCTGAAGCGCTCAATGGCACCCGCGTCAAGGCCTACTCTTTTGACCCCTCTGAGCGATTCAAGGCCTACGGTTTCACTGAAGCTGGCGACCTCGTGCATGTCCTCCTGCTTGGTGATGTTTCCAGCCTCAAATGCCGGGTCCGTGCTGTCAAGAAGTCTGAGATTGACAGTCCAGTTGCGGTACAGACGATCAAGGGTTATCTCTTGGTGGCGAGCCATGATAAGATCCTTGTGTACAACACCTCATCTCAGTATTATGGGAGGGTCGGTGCACCACGACCATTGTTTGCCACAACCATCAAGGACATCAAATCTGTGTTTGCGGGTTCTGGTGGTGTGCTGCCCTCCGCACCAGCTGGGAAGCCTGTTATTGCAGCGGACCGGGAGAAGCTGGTGATCTTGGGTCTTGGGGATGGCCACGTTGCCATCTATCGGTCCAACTTCCCGGTGTACAAGCCAGAGAGCAATGCTGTGGTGTGGAGTGGTCCAGCGCTGCTTTTCCTCCTGTTCTTGATTGGCATTTGGCAAGTATATGTGAAAAAGAAGGATTCATTGGGCTGGACACCAGAGGAGACGTTTAACACCTCTGTAACAGCTCCAACAGGGAGCCTTCTGAATCATCCTACTAGTGACAGAGCCTTTGCAGATAGCACAACAAGAACTAGTGATCGTGGCTATGTAGATGGAACAGCAAGAGCCAGTGATAGAAGCTATGTGGATGCCGCTACAAGAACTACGGACCGAGGTTATGCTGATGCTACTAGGGCTGTGGATCTGCGGGGTGGGGCGTTGAGGAGCACTCCACGAAGGTACGTGTCCCCTACTAGATATGCAGGGGCATCCGGAATTCAATATAGACCTACTTCGGCAGAGCCTGGTCTTAGGGGTACTCCAGAGCTGAAATACCGAGGCCCAGGTATGGAGCCCCCTGGTTTCCCCAAGAAAAGGGATACATTGTTCTCAAACAACCAGGCTGTAGTAGATGATCATGTTGATTGA
- the LOC112889300 gene encoding acyl-CoA-binding domain-containing protein 1-like, with translation MGLQEEFEEHAEKAKTLPDSTTNENKLILYGLYKQATVGDVNTGRPGIFNLKDRAKWDAWKAVEGKSKEEAMTDYITKVKQLLEEAAASSS, from the exons ATGGGTCTGCAG GAGGAATTTGAGGAGCACGCCGAGAAGGCCAAGACCTTGCCTGACTCTACTACAAATGAGAACAAGCTAATCCTCTACGGGCTCTACAAGCAAGCAACCGTTGGTGATGTCAACACCG GGCGTCCTGGCATCTTCAACCTGAAAGACAGAGCTAAATGGGATGCTTGGAAGGCCGTTGAAG GGAAGTCCAAGGAGGAAGCGATGACTGATTACATCACCAAGGTGAAGCAGCTGCTGGAGGAGGCTGCTGCATCCAGTTCCTAG